One region of Zingiber officinale cultivar Zhangliang chromosome 7B, Zo_v1.1, whole genome shotgun sequence genomic DNA includes:
- the LOC122003535 gene encoding uncharacterized protein LOC122003535 yields the protein MVDVDRRMAALSPAHAAGLRRLSARAASSHVASTAAHRLGTFSLHPLAEAVLSNLRAASVPLCSGLSELELARLEADLAFAFPPDLRALLALAIPSGPGFPDWRVPNAGLLLCLPRAAAAIQVACGVLWPRSWGSRPADPARALRRARASLRRAPLLIPLFGRCYIPCLPCLAGNPVFYVDDCRVFCCAIDFSDFFLRRWSASPHPDSSFLLPRLEAARWIEFWSDAASDSRRRISSSSSSSVSDSVSSTSLSSPPPDAARFVEIRSLRVPGWVGGYLDGIGSVLRQGGWGESDIREMVHVPASRVFDGGEQLDGTDAMVDSEAALDALLVKVGRCSESLRRAGWSPEEIADALDLELLRQRRRQRCSPVKLPPPIALKLEKLLEAVARS from the coding sequence ATGGTGGACGTCGACCGTCGAATGGCAGCCCTGAGCCCGGCGCACGCCGCAGGCCTCCGTCGCCTCTCCGCCCGCGCCGCCTCATCGCACGTCGCATCCACCGCTGCTCACCGTCTCGGCACATTCTCACTCCACCCCCTCGCCGAGGCCGTCCTATCCAACCTCCGCGCCGCCTCCGTCCCACTCTGCTCGGGCCTCTCCGAGCTAGAGCTCGCTCGCCTCGAGGCTGACCTCGCTTTCGCCTTCCCTCCTGACCTCCGCGCGCTCCTCGCCCTGGCGATACCCTCCGGGCCTGGCTTCCCAGACTGGCGTGTGCCCAACGCTGGTCTCCTCCTCTGCCTCCCGCGCGCCGCCGCGGCCATCCAGGTCGCCTGCGGAGTCCTATGGCCGCGTTCCTGGGGCTCCCGCCCTGCGGACCCTGCCCGGGCCCTCCGCCGGGCCCGGGCCTCACTCCGCCGGGCACCACTCTTAATACCACTCTTCGGCCGCTGCTACATCCCCTGCCTCCCCTGTCTCGCCGGCAACCCTGTTTTCTACGTCGACGACTGTCGTGTCTTCTGCTGCGCCATCGACTTCAGCGACTTCTTCCTGCGTCGTTGGTCCGCGTCTCCGCACCCGGATTCCTCTTTTCTTCTCCCCCGCCTCGAAGCTGCTCGCTGGATTGAATTCTGGAGTGACGCCGCCTCCGACAGCCGCCGCCGCATCTCCTCTTCTTCGTCCTCCTCGGTTTCAGATTCGGTAtcctcaacttcattgtcatctcCGCCTCCAGATGCGGCGCGCTTCGTGGAGATTCGGAGCCTCAGAGTGCCGGGCTGGGTTGGGGGCTACCTGGACGGCATCGGATCCGTCTTGAGGCAAGGTGGGTGGGGCGAATCGGACATCCGTGAGATGGTTCACGTGCCAGCCTCGAGGGTCTTCGATGGTGGCGAACAGCTCGACGGGACGGACGCAATGGTCGACTCCGAGGCGGCGCTCGACGCTCTGCTGGTGAAGGTGGGCCGCTGCTCGGAGTCGCTCCGCCGGGCAGGGTGGAGCCCCGAAGAGATCGCCGATGCGCTGGACCTCGAGCTCCTACGGCAGAGGAGGAGGCAGCGATGCTCACCGGTGAAACTACCGCCTCCGATCGCGCTTAAGCTGGAGAAGCTATTGGAGGCGGTGGCCCGATCCTAA